The following is a genomic window from Panthera uncia isolate 11264 unplaced genomic scaffold, Puncia_PCG_1.0 HiC_scaffold_270, whole genome shotgun sequence.
TCGCTCAGGTAGGACAGCTGGGTATATGGGCAGATGTGAATCCTGAGCCCCATCACTGGCACAGATGCTGCCCTCTCAAGCCCAAGAGCCAGAGACTCAGACCTGCACTGCTAGGGTGAGGGGTAACGCCCATATTTGAGACCCTCAGCAATAGAAAACCCTAGCACCAGCCTCATTTGGTGTAAACCTCTGCTCACTCAGTAATGGCAACAGAGTCCAGGCCCTGAGGCTCCTCTTCCCCACAGCTTCCAAGGCTGGCCCCTGACCACCTCAGTGAGGGAGCCGCATGTAAGTGCCGGTCAGCTGCAGCCCATGGAGTTGCTGCAGGCTGCTGGCCTTGCCCAGGAACCTGCCCAAGTCTTCCACCGCCTTTCCTGCCCAGGCCAAGCCCAAGGTACAGGCCCCTCAGGGGTCCCTTTGCACATGCTAGAAAGCCTGCCTGGCTCTGTCCTTCGGGGCTCCCACCTCTCTCACCCCTTGGTCTCCTCTTCCTAAGACAGAAGCCATGTTGCAGGACAGCCGTACCCTgctctctgcctgcccttccctgctccaaTGCGAAAGGAAAGCCTTACTGTCCTAGAGTGGGCCAGAAGCCAGGCGGTCATGCCCGTGCACAGAGACAGACCCCACCCTGTTGGGCTTGAGGGGCACTCACAGCACAGCGGAGGGCAGCCGCGGGTATAGTCTCTGGCAGTTCTGCAAGCCCGTCCCGCAGGGCCCTCGGGCTCCACTTTAGGCTTCGGAGCACATGTTGCTGAATGAATAGGCTTCATCCTGGATGGTGGCTTCTAAGGCTACCAGGGCAATCATTTCTTCTGCTGTGACTCTAGCCCCATGCTCAGGACAGGGCCCGAGAATCACTGGGTGAGAGCAGACACAGGGAGCTCGGCCACAAGACCCAGTCCTCTCCCATATGCCCCATACCCCACTGTCACTCCTGCAGCTGCCTGTCAGCTTCCAGGATCCACGTCAACATTAGTTCCAAGGGAGGCCAGAGCCCTTGCATACCAATGCTCGACAAAGATTCTTGGGAGGCTAGGCCCTAATTTCACTCTGCTTCTTTGTTCTCCCAACAGGTCTGGGCCCTGAAGCAAACCCTGAGATGGCACCAAACCTCGAGGCTACAAACAAGGACAGCCTCTAGGGGAACAGAATGAGACTCTGCTGCCAGGCCCCTCAGGACCAGATTCTGGAATAGACAGTTCCTTGTTAAGAGGCAGCCTTTACCAAGGTCACAACTTGCTGAGGTTATGCCATTAGGACTTGCCTCTGGCTCTTCAGATCCTGGGGGTGGCCATCACCACCGTGGGACAGGGGTGCTGTGTCACTCACTGCCAGGGCTCCAGTAGCAGAGACTCCCTCCACtaccaccccgccccccaaccctGCCCAGGCCAAACTGGCCACCTCCCTGCTTGGAGAGCGTGGCAGACATGGCCTTCTCTTCAGGGGAGGTTTGGACTGACCTGCTATCTAGCTCGGTGAGGTACCCCTGGGGAGATGTTCAAACCAGTCCTTGCTATGTGCAACCAGGAGCATGGAATGACCTGTCTCTTCTTGGCAGCAATGACAGATAACCCATTAACATCTCACATTGTATGATCCTCTGTGATACATAAACCGCTCTATTTCACTCTGTACAACTATTCAAAGTAGCAAGGGAAAGGGTCACATAGCTTTGAACACTTTTGCAAATATGGTCAGTAACGGCCCCCCAGGTCTACCTCCGGCCACCTCTGAATGTTCTCCTTGAAGAGGAAACCTCCTCCAGCTGAGGAGACAGGGCTCTCAGCCCTTTTAAAACCCTCAACCTACCTGCAAGTACGTGGAGAGGGTGCTGGTGGCTGCAGGGCCCTATCTGGGTAGGGCCAGGCACATATCTTGGCAGAGCCCCTCAGAGCGCGAGGGGGCCATCCAGGCTGCGGAGGCTCTGGAACCGTTGGTGATGACGGTCTCTGCCCGACTCACCCAGATGGACAGGGAGTGAGTCTGACAAAGTGtcgggaggggagtggggagtccCGGCCGGGGCAGCGTCATCACTACGGCCGGTGCTGCCGGCGCTTCCGTTGCACAGCTCCACGCAGGGCCTCCAGCAGCTGTTCCTGGTTGTTGCAGATGTTGTAATGTGTCAGGTGGAGCAGCTTGTCCATGTCCTCCGGGCTGTAGGTCAATTTCGAGTAGTGGTAGGGAGAGTTGGATGAAGACAGGTTCACCTCTCCGGCCCCCTTCTCCTCAGGTGTCCGTTGGATGCCTAGTGGAGACAGTGTAGCAGAACAGGGACAGGACGTGCACTGGggatgtttggggggggggtggtgcactGTGGAGAGACAGGATGGAGGGGCTCACCAGGGGCCGAGTACTCCCGGAAGGAGGCATCGACCAGAGGGAAGTGCAGCACTGCTGGGGCATCAGGGCGGTCTGGATCAGAAAACAAGCAGCACTCCGGAGGCTGGCGCTGCTCCTCTGGGCTGGGGGAGATGGGCGGGAAAGGGATGCCCTGCTCCTGGCAGAGCCGGCCCAGGAGCTGCAGTTGCTGCAGGGCAGCAGAAGTGGTGTCAGATGGCTGGGCTCCAACACTGGGCCAGTGGGGGTCAGCTGGGATGTGTGGGACCTGGACACCAACTCATACCCCCTGGCACCGGGCCGGACTGAGGAAGGGGCTCCAACCCCTCAGCTGCGCGGGGCTGCTAACTGCTCCCAGGTTCTGCAAAAACCTTCACCGGACCAACACAAAAACTCAGAGCAGAGGGATCCAGAGGTCTAGACTGAATGGGGGTGGCAGGTGCCACAAAGGGGCATCACCAGCTCCTTCTTCATCTGGCTTCCTGAGCAGAATAAGTCCCCCTAGTGGTAAATTCACAGGATCCACAGTTCATAGGACACTGTTCACAGAGTGTCACAGCCCCTAAGGGAAGGTGGACCACATACTGGACTCCAAGGCAGACATCCCCAGAGGCAGGAGCCAGGATGTCAGGCCAGGCCTAGGGCAGCACGGTCTCCCACGTCTGCCCAAAGCTCACCTGAAAGGCTCCTTGGAGGTTGTAATCCAGTGACAGGATGAGGTCCACATCCCGTGTGGGCCGCAGAAGGGGCGGGAAACTGGTGTTGATAAGGTAGCCAACATCCAGCAGGCAAAGATGGGGCTCTGCAGGTGTCAGCTGGTTGGGGTGCCCATCCAGTTTGGTGGCTGGAAAAGTTGAGGGAATGGGGTAGAAAAGCAGCTATCATTGGTGCTGAGGCCACCCGATCCCTCTGGCCTAATGCTAGCTCCTTGCTACTGGCAGAATCCAACTCTGCCCTCTGgtccctcttctctcccaccaAAAGTAGGCCTGTCACTTCCCAAGATGCCACAGATGGGCCCTGATCCacaaatgagaggaaaaaggGTAGCTGCTCCAAGCAGCCCAGTGAACTAAGCTCAAAGGAGCTTGGGTCCCACGGGCTGGAGAGTGTGGATATCTGGACCAGGGACCCAAAGCTCAGGTGGTCATGGGCAGACCCATGGAAAGCTGggaccagagagagaagagataccTTTCCAGGTGGAGAAGTAAGGCTGTTGGAAATAGTCTTTGTGGAACTGAAGACCACGCAGGAAATTATGTGTGGCCTGGGCCAGTGGGCGCCGTGTCAGCAGGTCAGTAAAAAACTCAACAATCTTGCCGGTCCCCGTGGGAGGCTCTTCTATCTTCAGAAGAGGAACCTGCTCCTTGTCTGCTCAATTAAGAAGGGGGAAAGTAGGGCATCTTTTAGGAAATTGAGACCCCTAAACTTTTACCCCAGCTTCTGTGGACTCCCAAAGGCCTGAGAGCCACCCCCACCATCCTCCAGATCCAGCCCCTGTGGGGGCCTCTCCACTTGCTCACAAGGAGCCCAGGCACCCACCCAAATTGGCCTGATCCTGTGCCCAGCGGTCCCAGAACTGGCTGGGCTCTGAGGCCCAGTATAAGCTGTCCTGGAGGCTGGCTGCATACAGATTGCTCCAGATACCTGAGAAAGGGGACACAAGAGGAACAGAAAGGACATGAGGGGGAGAGAGCCCCTACCCAATCACAACCTGACTCTTGCCCACGGCCCATCCTAGTCTGGGAAGCATCCCCATGACTGAGCTGAGGGTgggtttggggggggagggggtgcctgccATCTTCGCCAGGCCCATTCTCCCTCTATCTCCGCTTCCCTAACCTCCCAGGCCTCTCACCTTTCAGGAAGCAGATTCGGGACTCAGGAAGCCGCTTGGTCAGGCGCCCCATGAAGAACTCAGAGCCAAAGAGCTCGGAGGGGATGAAGGCACCGTACTTGGGAAAGCCAACCTCATAGGGGGAGAACTCACACCACTCTGTGAGGAGACCACACAGCTTCACTGCGGGGCTCAGAACTCCAGGACCCTCAACCACCACGGGCTTCACACCAGGGAAGCCTGGGGACCTAGAGGCTCAGGCTGGTTACAGGCACCCTGAGCATGAACCTAacagccccacccccatcccaaagCCTGAGTGACTCTGGTGGGATGATCAATAATCTCTGGAAGGCATGGGACCTGGCCCAGAAGGGGAGGGTGTAACACCCATCTCCTACACACAGGCACCCTGCCAGCTGCGAGATCACACGTCTCCACTCCGGGCTACTCACCAGCAAATTCAAAGGTGGTCAGGTTCTTCTCCTTGCTGTTAAGAGCACAGTAAATGGGCAGAGGGTTCTGGCCTTGACTCAGGGCCTGTCTCTGGTCTGAGAGAGTATGGTCATGGGGCTGGTAGAAGGAGAGGATTTGAACCTAAAGTTGTGCTTTCTGGTGCCTGGGGCCTTTCCCATCTCTACACCCAGGGCGGTTCCCCATCTTTGAACCATGCCCTGGCCACACACCCGCCCCCCTGTACCTCATCGTGCAGCAGGGCCTCACTAATGAGGGCCCACAGGTTGGTGAAGCAGGGCGGGTGGCCCAGGCGGGCACGCTCGGCCAGCTCCTGCCGGTACTGCTGCAGCTGGCTGGGAGCAAGCACGCCCAACTTGCTCTTGGTCACCTGTGTTTTCAGTGACTCGGTGGGCCCTGCCAGGTCCTTCTGAGACCATTCTGGGTCCTCGTAGAGGTTGGCCAAAGCCCTGGGAAAGCCAAAGCCCAGGAGGTCATCGCACACCTCGGACTCTCTATCCTAGAACAACAGACTAGCAGGTACCTTCCAATGGTCCCCCCAAGCACATTCCTCTCTGGCACATCCTTTCTCCCAGTTAGGTCGGAGGTGCCTATGGGGTCCACAACAGCCTTACGACTGCCACCCCCAAACTCCTGCACTCGACGTGCTGCCAGCTCACCAGGTAGAGCCAGAGGCCCCTGTGATGTAGGAGATGCAATCCAAGAGACCCAGCTCCTTCAGGCCAGCCAGATGCCCATACAGGGAAACCATCGCCCGGATCCCACCACCAGTGGCCATAACAGCTACCACAGGGATCTGGAAGAGAGGACAGCCAGGTCAGTCAAGGTCTGATCAGGGCTGTAGTCTCCCAAACATCCACCCCTTTCCCTCTTATTAGGAGAAGTCATTTCCCTAGAAAGTGTCCCAAGCTGATCTGACCCCAGCAGGCTGCCCTCAGGCTACATGGCTCACTGATGAGTCAGATGGGACCCAAGTCCCAAAACCTGGACCAGAccaaaaatcaagaaacaatgagaaagagggtgcctggctggctcagttgagagtctgacttttggtttcggctcaagtcacgatttcacggtttcatgggttcaagccccttgttgggctctgtgaggacaacacagagcctgcttgggattcttgctctctgcccctcccccactcacactgtctccatttcaaaatggatgaataaacttaaaaaaaaagggagaaggaaagctaGCCCAATGGGGCAGCTTATAAGCTCCAGGTGCCTCATGCAATGCTCTGCATTTGATGGCATCAGGCTGCCAAGAACATCAagtgagagggaggcacagcaGGGCAGGTAGGTAAGAGGCAGGGCCAAGTTCCGGTCTGGTTAGGAAACAGTCAGCTCTGGGCTTGAGGAAGACTGAGGATGCCCATCCAAGGCAGCCCAGCCCACAGACCTCATCTTCCTGTAACTCTTCATCCAGTTGCAGGACCTGCTTCAGGGCCTTGGCCACCACCTGCTTCCTCTTGCTCAGAAAGGCCTGCTCCTCAGCACAGGGGCCGCAGCCTAGCCGCACAGCCAGCTCCCTGGGtctgggtgggaaggaaggaaccaTCAGGCAGCTCCCGGCCTCATTACAGAAAAGGAAGCCGGGTCTGCCTCACCTGAGAAGCCCacttctcaatctctctctcctctccccaaaccACACTCCTGCCCATGTCTGGACAGAAGCGTGACATGTGTGGGTATGATGGAGAGAAGGTGCACCTAGACCCAGGTGGGGACACTTGGGGAATGCAAGAAAATGGATTCCCACGACTATAAATGCTGGTGCCTAAAAAGGCCCCCGGGTGGGACCCACCACCATAGATCTACTTCCACCTCTCAGCTTCTCTCCATTACCACCCAAAAATGACTCCAGCGGAGACAAGAAACAGTGTTCCCACCTCTTCGTGGCTAGTCTTCCAGGCATGTGAAGAAGGGCCAGGGTGGGTGACTTCTCTTGTCTCATGAAGATTATTAGCTACGGTCCACCCACAATCGCCACCACCCAAAGGGAGCATGATTTCTCTCTTGTGGCTTCCtggccctctctgtgcctcaagttCAAGTGCAGGTGCCTGCCTGCTCTCCCCCACGCCCTCTCCCCCGGACTAGCCAGCTCTCACCCGTCTTCTTTTCTCAGCTCCACCCTCATCAGGGGTTCCTAAAAACCATGAACACTTCAGTCACAAAAGTTGGCCACCATGTTCCTCTCATCCTGGCCTGAGCCACACCCTATGATGCTCCCATGCTCCCTCGGGCCTCCGGCCATCTCCACAGGGACAAGGTCTGAGGCTTCAAGGCAGCTCTGTTCAGAGGACCCCCTCTCCTCAGAACCTGGCTCAGCACTTGTGCAGGGCATGGCCCTAAGACTAAAGCTCCTACCACCACAGGCCCCCTATAAGGCATGGGGCCCAGCCCTGCCTATGCTTCTGGCATTCTTCCTCCGGGTGATCAAGTACCTGGGACGTAGGGAAGACAAGCCTCACCACCTGGCCAGAGGGCAAGGCCCTCAGGGGCACCTTCAGGTGCTCTTGGGGGGTATCCTGTAGGAAGGATGAAAGAATACCTAAGAATCACTTCTGTTCCAGCAGCGATCTCACCCATTGCCCCAGGGAGTGACAAGCAGCAGCAGGAAGAGGGATAAGAGGCCAACCTAGACCCCATACTCTTCCCAGTGTGCCTGATTCTGCCAAGgagtgagggggtgaggggctcAGCATGAGCAGAAGGACGGCtataagaaagagggagaaagactcTGCAGGCCCCACCTCAGCAGCACACTACCTGCAGATGAATATCCAGCTCCTGGTCCCAGCAGGCCGGGCAATGGAAGCAGAAGGAGCCAGCACCCACAGCGGCCTCCTGCGGACCCTCACAGgacccaggaaccatgagctGAACTCTTCCCCCGGACTCTGGAAATAGGAACCAGAGCAGAGGGGCTGGGAATAAGATCCTGGCCCACAAAGGCCCAAGAGTGTCTTGCACAAGGGGCCTGAAGGgtacttcccccccaccccgaggagGACGACTGGCACAGGCCAAGGCTCAGAGATGGAGCCCCCATCACAGCCTCTCCAAGGACTAAGGGGACACAGGTCCTGGGGAGCCCCAGCATGGATTTGCCCCTAATCTCTACCAGTGCCTATGAAAGTCTAGGGCAGCTAATGTAAGGTCCCTTCTAAGATCcccacagaaagaggaagacaaggggcacctgggtggctcagttggttaagcgtccgactccggctccagtcatgatctcacagttcatgagttcaagccccaagtcagactctgtgagaacagctctgagcctggagcctgcttcagattctgtttctgtctccctctgcccctctcccactggcacactgtctctttctcaaatataaataaacattaaaaaattaaaaagaaaaaagaaaaaaaagaaagaggaagacaagggcagagggctgggggtTATCTTGGTAGGTGGGAGACTTACCCTTCCGGTCCCCTGACTCCTCCAGTCGAACATGCAAGCAAGAGAGCTCCCGGGCCTGAGTCATTAAAAAAGCCCCTCAGACTTGAACCCCTGCCCTGTTAGAGGCCCCCACCTCCCAGTACCCTAGTTTTGGTCCTCAGCACTTCATTACCTTGGCCCTGAGTCACC
Proteins encoded in this region:
- the PLA2G4B gene encoding LOW QUALITY PROTEIN: cytosolic phospholipase A2 beta (The sequence of the model RefSeq protein was modified relative to this genomic sequence to represent the inferred CDS: substituted 1 base at 1 genomic stop codon), with amino-acid sequence MAEAALDAVRRELREFPAAARELSVPLAVPYLDEPPTPLHFYRDWVCPNRPCIIRNALQHWPALQKWSFPYLRATVGSIEVSVAVTPDGYADAVRGDRFMMPAERRLSLSYVLDVLEGQTQHPGVLYVQKQCSNLLTELPQLLPDLESHVPWASEALGKMPDAVNFWLGDVAAVTSLHKDHYENLYCVVSGEKHFLLHPPSDRPFIPYELYTPATYHLTEEGSFKVVDEEAMEKAKVPGTCLLTIRVLQACGLPSKDLVTPSDCYVSLWLPTASSHRLQTRTVKNSRNPIWNQSFRFRIHSQLKNVVQLQVFDQDLLTNDDPVLSVLFDVGTLRAGEFRRESFSLSAQGEERLEVEFQLQRLXVRGHWLVTNGILVARELSCLHVRLEESGDRKESGGRVQLMVPGSCEGPQEAAVGAGSFCFHCPACWDQELDIHLQDTPQEHLKVPLRALPSGQVVRLVFPTSQEPLMRVELRKEDGPRELAVRLGCGPCAEEQAFLSKRKQVVAKALKQVLQLDEELQEDEIPVVAVMATGGGIRAMVSLYGHLAGLKELGLLDCISYITGASGSTWALANLYEDPEWSQKDLAGPTESLKTQVTKSKLGVLAPSQLQQYRQELAERARLGHPPCFTNLWALISEALLHDEPHDHTLSDQRQALSQGQNPLPIYCALNSKEKNLTTFEFAEWCEFSPYEVGFPKYGAFIPSELFGSEFFMGRLTKRLPESRICFLKGIWSNLYAASLQDSLYWASEPSQFWDRWAQDQANLDKEQVPLLKIEEPPTGTGKIVEFFTDLLTRRPLAQATHNFLRGLQFHKDYFQQPYFSTWKATKLDGHPNQLTPAEPHLCLLDVGYLINTSFPPLLRPTRDVDLILSLDYNLQGAFQQLQLLGRLCQEQGIPFPPISPSPEEQRQPPECCLFSDPDRPDAPAVLHFPLVDASFREYSAPGIQRTPEEKGAGEVNLSSSNSPYHYSKLTYSPEDMDKLLHLTHYNICNNQEQLLEALRGAVQRKRRQHRP